One part of the Suncus etruscus isolate mSunEtr1 chromosome 2, mSunEtr1.pri.cur, whole genome shotgun sequence genome encodes these proteins:
- the LOC126001783 gene encoding olfactory receptor 4F21-like, with protein MDGGNQSMVSEILLLGLTSSWEFQILLFLFFTIFYIASMLGNLFIVLTIVLDHHLHSPMYFLLANLSFIDTGVSSIATPKMIYDLFRKDKVISLKGCITQMFFIHTVGGTEMVLLIVMAYDRYIAICKPLHYLTIMNIRMCIFLLAAAWTIGLIHSVAQLAFVVNLPFCGPNKMDSFYCDFPRFIKLACTDTYKLEFLVTANSGFISMGTFFILIVSYIFILLTVHKHSSGGSSKALSTLSAHVTVVVFFFGPCIIVYVWPFPTLPIDKFLAIFDALITPFMNPIIYTFRNKEMKVAMKRLLRKWDSHCTECYPTFPSLLLSSKKFFDFAAVGFKNDNGF; from the exons ATGGATGGAGGAAATCAGTCGATGGTGTCTGAAATTTTGTTGCTGGGACTCACTAGTTCTTGGGAGTTCCagattcttctttttctcttttttacaatattttatatagcaaGTATGCTAGGGAACCTTTTCATTGTGCTTACAATTGTTCTAGACCATCATTTACATTCTCCCATGTACTTTCTGTTGGCTAATCTCTCCTTCATTGACACGGGGGTTTCCAGTATTGCAACTCCAAAGATGATTTATGACCTTTTCAGAAAAGACAAAGTCATCTCATTGAAAGGATGTATTACTCAGATGTTCTTTATTCACACAGTTGGGGGTACAGAGATGGTACTGCTCATAGTCATGGCATATGACCGATACATTGCTATCTGTAAGCCGCTCCACTACCTGACCATTATGAACATAAGAATGTGCATTTTCCTTTTGGCTGCAGCTTGGACCATTGGGCTCATCCATTCTGTGGCCCAACTGGCATTTGTGGTAAACTTACCATTTTGTGGTCCCAACAAAATGGATAGCTTTTATTGTGATTTTCCTCGTTTCATCAAACTTGCATGTACAGACACATACAAGTTGGAGTTTCTGGTCACTGCCAACAGTGGTTTCATTTCTATGGGCACCTTCTTCATCCTGATTGTTTCTTACATTTTCATTCTGCTCACAGTTCACAAACACTCTTCAGGTGGTTCATCCAAAGCCCTTTCTACTCTCTCAGCTCACGTAACTGTTGTGGTCTTTTTTTTCGGACCTTGTATTATTGTCTATGTATGGCCATTCCCAACCTTACCAATTGACAAATTTTTAGCTATTTTTGATGCCCTTATTACTCCTTTTATGAATCCCATTATATATACTTTTAGAAATAAAGAGATGAAGGTGGCAATGAAGAGATT GCTCAGGAAGTGGGACTCCCATTGTACTGAATGCTATCCAacctttccttctttacttctttcctct aaaaagttctTTGATTTTGCAGCAGTTGGATTTAAAAATGACAATGGGTTCTAA